From the genome of Brassica oleracea var. oleracea cultivar TO1000 chromosome C4, BOL, whole genome shotgun sequence:
AGGGATTTGGTTGGGCTTCAAGGCTGGTTCACTACATGCTCAGTTTCAAGCTGGACATTAAGAAGAAGTATGAGATGTGGTCTCTCGTTGGTCCAGAACCTTTGAGGTTTTCACTGTTAGAGTTTGAAAACCTCACTGGTCTAAACTGCGAGTACATCGAGGACCTTGAGACACCAAAATGTGACGTTACCCCAGAGATGGTTTCTTTCTGGGGGATGCTGGGAGTTCATCTGGAAGCTGGGCCAACTACTGATCAGATAATAGCAGCACTGAAGAGATGCGGGGATTGGTCCAGGGAAGATCGCAAGCGGCTCGCGTACCTCTCCATCTTCACTGGATTCATTGAAGGGAGAAAGTTTTCAACCGCTACACGATCTACTCTGGCAAGGCTAGTGATGGATTTAGAACGGTTTGAGAATTATCCATGGGGGAGAGTCGCGTTTAAGGTGCTGATGGACTCTTTGTGGAACAAAGAAATTGCTGGCTGTTACACCGTGGATGGGTTTATACAAGTTCTTCAGGTCTAGACGTACACAGCTATGCCGGAATTGGGTGCTAGTATTGGTGGTCCCAGAGCAGACAGTCCGTCTCCACCGATACTGGCTTACGAGGGCAGCAGAGGCCGCAGATCAATGAAAGCTGCTATCTTGAGTCAGGTATTTACTTCAATCCAAAAGACTGCGCAGACGACTTATTATAAGTCGTCTGGAAAGTCTTCCATCTGGACGACTTATTAGACGACTTATAATAAGGCGTCTGGAAAGTCTTCCCAGCTGGACGACTTATCGGACGACTTAATTAAGTCGTCTGGAAAGTCTTCCATCTGGACGACTTATTAGACGACTTATAATAAGGCGTCTGGAAAGTCTTCCCAGCTGGACGACTTATCGGACGACTTAATTAAGTCGTCTGGAAAGTCTTCCATCTGGACGACTTATTAGACGACTTATAATAAGGCGTCTGGAAAGTCTTCCCAGCTGGACGACTTATCGGACGACTTAATTAAGTCGTCTGGAAAGTCTTCCATCTGGACGACTTATTAGACGACTTATAATAAGGCGTCTGGAAAGTCTTCCCAGCTGGACGACTTATCGGACGACTTAATTAAGTCGTCTGGAAAGTCTTCCATCTGGACGACTTATTAGACGACTTATAATAAGGCGTCTGGAAAGTCTTCCCAGCTGGACGACTTATCGGACGACTTAATTAAGTCGTCTGGAAAGTCTTCCATCTGGACGACTTATTAGACGACTTATAATAAGGCGTCTGGAAAGTCTTCCCAGCTGGACGACTTATTCAAAAGCTTGAGTTTTTTGGATGAATATAGAGAGAAAGTGAAAGAAATGTTGTTTTTAGTTCATAACAATTGAAACAGAGAGAGTGTAAAGAGATTTACGTGCATTAAAGGGCATTAAAAGCTCCAAACAGTTCGTACAAGGTTGTTGCCACTATTCATTGCAGTGGCAATATTGTAAATACTTGAAGAAGATGAGGTTGAGACAGTAAAGAAACCATTTTCGAAAAAAAAAAAAATGTTAATGGCATTTTCGTAGATAAAATGCAGGTGTGGGGTTAAAATCTCAAAAAAAAAAGAGTCAAAAGAAAATGTTAGTTTTCTGTTTAACTCTAAGTTTTGAGTCACTTTTGCAAAAAGCCCTATAAATATTTATGTGAAAACTGAAGCTTTAGACATTATATCAATATCTGCCTCATGATTTTTTTTCTAGCCCAGCGGTTAAGGTCGTAGATAAGATTATGCAAAGGTTAGACGAACAGAACTTTTGGATACCAGACAAGTCCCACTTAACCAAGTTGAAGATGTAATTGCAAAAAGATAAACATACGCAAAATGAAATTGGGTGAAACTAAATAAATAGACACGTGGTAGGAACAGAAAGTTAAGATGGGCCCAAGCAGGCGACATAACTGAAAGATGCCTGAGACGTGACCAATATCGCCTTGTGAACTGTGGAGCTGTCCATAATCCATCATCTGCCTCCCCAAGTTGCATTGCGATTAGTCCTTCAATAATTGCAGACTAGCGACATCGTTTGGACGAGTCTATTTTATTCAAAGAACGAAAAAAATACATAAATGCAAGTAAACTAGACTTAACTTATTAGCGACAATTACAATTATTTGCAGTTTTTTTATAGAGTACAATTATTTATTTTTATTAATATTTATTTTTAAGTACAATTATCTGAGTTACGTGGGCAAAATGATTTTGTATAAACCTCATGGCAAAATTTTATGTGACCAACTAATGTGAGGTTTAACGAAATTAACTAATTTAAACTAATAAAAATATGAGTAGACCTAATATTAATATGTTTTCTGGTAGGTTTACGAGCTCCTTCAATCTGATTATTCACGTTGCCTAATTATATTATCTTATCCATTAATTTATTTGATTATTTATTTAACCAATACAGAGAATTGAACGAGAGACCGGCCATTGTTTTCTATTTTTAGTTTCAATAAATATAATATAAAATTGAAACACAAATTATAATAAACTAAACATAGATTGAGGCTATCAATGTTATAAACTGCGGTTAATAGTAACACAAATCTATATATATGTATATATTTTTTTTTACCATAATTATTTTGTAATTGTTCCGTATGTTATCACGTGGATTCTGAATCTTATGTCTAAAATATATTAGAACATATAAGGGTATTCATTAACCTTACATGTACTAGCTTTCTATGAAAATTGCAATATATATATTTGTGTGGGGAGAGATTCTTTCAGTGTTTGGAATAAATATGATGATCGACCAACTATTTACAATTCTACATTTATAAGTTGATAGTTTTCCGCCTCAATTTGCCATTGGGTTCTGATGCTCTGCTACAACAACGTTTTTCTTTTATTATCCTTTTCAGAAGAAAACTATTTTGATTTTGATGATTTTTTGCTGTTCATTTGAGATGTTGCCTCCCCCAGATGATATATAGCAAAAAAAAAAATCATCAAAATCAAATGAACAGCCAAAAATCATCAAAATCAAAATAGGGGTATAATATATTTTATGGCTTGATTTTCATTTTCTTTGTTATAGAAGTTTTCAATTAAATATTTATGCGGTGGTGCCAAATAAAGAAATATAAATCGATAGATGAGACGCAACATAATTTTCCCAATAACTTTTCAAAGACGGCAGCGAAGGTATTTTTAATAGAGAATTTTTTTAGGATAATATGTTTTTGTTTATTTTACAAAAATAGCCACACAAAAAATGATCAAAAAATTTCATTAAAGAGCAAAAATATATTTATATTTTATGATTAACTAATCTAAACTTAAGGTTTAGAGCTAAGAAGTGGAGTATTGAGGACATGGTTTCAAAATTTTTTAAACAAAAAATAAATATTAAAAATTTTAAAGTAAAAAAAGAGTTATTTTGATCATTTTTTTCTGAAAGATTGTTGTATGACAAAAAATTAAAAATAGCTATTTGAGATAATTATCCTTTTTAATATCATATTTTCGGATGATAGTCCAACAAAAAACAATATATATATATATATATATTATTAAAATAGAAGTATCCTCTTAGACATAACTATTTTTAAAGAATTTTACATTATATATAATTTTTCTTATATGTTTATATCCACATGAATTTATTATTTATTATTATAAATTTAAACATTTAACTGGTTTAGAAAATACTAAGGGTTACATCTTTTCAAATGTTCCTCAATTAATATATAGGGGATGGTTAGTTCAATACCAAGATTACAAATGATCTATATCATTATAATAATTCGTAACATTTCTAATCTGTTTATACATATTAGTTAAAATTTTATGTAACAATTTTGTAAGACCTATTTAATTAATGCGGATAGATAGATTGAAACTGAAAGATTCGCATTTTTTAGGTTATCACTTATGTTTATAAATTTATGTATCATATACAAATGTGTTCGTAATTGTTAATCTAAGCTTATGTTCATAATATATTCAGGTTAGTTCAACGTGTATATAACAAATATAACCATGCTTTGTATTGTTATTTGTTCTGAAATTCAGTTATAATGTTATAATATTGTTTTTATTACTTCTATACCTATCTCTGGCTAACTTCAATCTAACCTATCACTATAATAAGATTACTATTTCTAAAAAGGAAAAAATAAAAATCTTATATTTTTTAATATATAGTTACAAATTGATATTTTTTAAAAAAATACATTGGATTAAACTCTACTCCTGTTTTATTTTTTTAAGTTAATGATCTATTTCCTTACGAAAAATTTCATATAGCAATAGCATAGTTCCACGCAAAATTTAACCCTCATCTCAACACGGTGAAGTGGTGAACACAAGATATTGTTATCCAAAAGAACAATAAGGTATTACAAAAGGACTGATCATAATAATCTATACAACTTACAACATCAACTCCCTGTTTTAAACCACAAAAACTATCCAATAGACAAACTTGGGACACAAGAAAACTTCACCATGTTACATAAAACTGAGAAAGACTAAAAATAACAAACAAAAGAAAAGAGAATCCTTCATCTGACCTCTATATACACACTTTTGAGCCACTGTGTTAATTCTTTCAAATGCCAACCCATTTGATCCATCTGAAAAACCTCCCAACCCTAAACGGCAGCTCATAGTCTTTAGCAAGTACTGGCTCTCTCGTTACAGTCTCACTATCAGACCAAACATAAACCCCACGTTCCTGCTTGCTCCCAGGAACAGTATTGTCCAAAACCACAGCCATGATAAAAGCAATCACCATGTTCATCGATAAGAGCGTGTTCACCACATAGTTCACCTGCCAAATAAAACGTCCCACAAGCTTATGAGTCACCACCTTTTCTTCTAAAAGTTCGATCCGGAAAGTGAGCAAAGCGTAACATACCCCTTTATATTGGCTTTTGAAGGGTCCATGAGAAGCAACAATGTAAGGTTGGTAGTAACTTGGAACAGAGAGGTTCGAGTTTGGAGAAACGCCATACTGCTGGAAGTAAGCTGGGACAGAGAGAGAACAGAACAACGATAACCCGACAATGATGATATTCCTCGAGCTTCCAGCTTCACTATAACGTAAGTTTGAGAGGCCTAAAGCCGTAAACATTGCCCACATAAAGCAGAGAAGAGAAGCAACCATCACTTGAGGTATCGATGCAATAAACCCTCCCACTTTACCTGAAGATATATCAAAAAACTTACTTCTTTAATGATGAGTCATATAGTTGAATTTAGGCAGTGGCCACTACTTACTCACCGACAAGGGATAATACAACTAAAACACATGCGCCTAACTCAACGACTCTGCGGCTTCCCATTTTCGCCACAGCGATGGTGTGAACGTTTTCAGTTAAGGTTGTTGAGCCAGCACCTGTACCCCATAAACCGGCTAGGACGCTTGCGAAACCTTCAAGGCCTATCGCCCGACTCACAACACCGGGAGTTGGAGGCATTGACGCTGCCAACAGAGAAGAAGCGTGGTACGAACCAACCTGAAGCATAAACTGATTAGCAAAAGAGGTACTTCAAAATGGCTGATATAAAAATAAAAAACACACTAACCGAATCTACTGAAGCAATTATAGAGATCACACACATGACAACAGACATTTTCCAGGTGAATATCGGCACGCCCCATTGCAACGGGTAAGGAAACCTAAACCAAGGTGCGGATCTCAGCGCCTGAGAAGTATCGACCCGACAGTACTTCATTCTGGTCATGTATTTTCTGCAGTAGCTCGATACAACGTTTGAGACGGGAACGTTTGGGTCGCAGCCTTTGTAGGTGTAAGCTCCTGCTGAGGTTAAGAGGAATGCAGCGCCCCAAGTGATTGCAAGACTCAAAGGAACCTTAAGGTAAGTTATAATTAGAAATTAGTATGTAGAATGGGAAATGACAAGATGACCTTACCGCATAGATAAGGAAAACCCTATGGCTTAAAACTGAGATTTTCCGGAGGTACTGCAGCAAAAAAAAAGTGTAACAGCAGTGTTAACAAGAACCTGATGTGATATGATACGTTTTAACTTGAAACTAGCATCCAAAAAAGGTTTATTTGCAAAAAGCGGTTAGCAGTAATTTTAATGAACTTACAAGAGCAAAGATGACCACGAGTAGTATCTGCACAACACCGATCTCAAGACATTTACCAACAAGCGGGAAACCATAGCTGTAAAACGAAAGTCCAACCGCAGCTATCGTTGGAGCAACAACTACTGGATTGATCAACCTATATAGAAGAAGGGTCAGAAGATAATGTGCTACAAGAAAATATAGCATCACAATAAGCCACAAGAACCATGTGTAAACAAAACACAATATACGGAAACAATAACTAATGCTTGATTTAATATTTATATCGAAGGTGTCAGCTTGGGAGAAAGGCAAGGGAGATTTATACCTCAAAATCAGCGACATTAAGCCACTGTATCCAAGCACTGCTTGAAAAGCTGAACCAACTATGATTGCACCTTGCAGCTCTCTCATGATATGCTTGAAATTCTACCATATCAACCAAAAGACAATACTTGATGTCAGATATATTTGTACAAGACAATCTATAATGATTTCTCTTACTTACATTATTTCCATTCAGACCTTGAAACTCTGGGGAGTTAATGATGCCCAAAACCGGAGCGAGGAACACAAAAGAAGGGCCTTGAATCGAAGGAAGCCTCGATCCAAACGAAGTATGCAACAAAGTAGTGATTCCACACACAAAAAGTACGGTCGAGACCACATTTGCAATGTCCTCCTACAAATCGACACAAAAAATGGAAATGAAATTAAACTAAATGCAGACAACATTGATCAAAGTAGAGAATCACACTTACGTGGGAACCTCCCATAGCAGGAACAATAACAAGTGGAACAAGAATCAGTGAACCTAACATGGAGAGGTACTGCTGCAATCCATAGAACCCAATTGGAACTGAACACACAGAAAACGTATTAATCTCTCTTTAGCACAATTAAAGTAAATAACATGTTCTGACAAGGAATCTATATAATTATCAACAACAAAATGATTCCTTCAGATA
Proteins encoded in this window:
- the LOC106336837 gene encoding nucleobase-ascorbate transporter 12 isoform X1, whose amino-acid sequence is MSSSDPKPGPPPPAPESPAMPPSTWAKRTGFRPKFSGETTASDSGQLSLPAATQSESQPDLEAGQPRLRRPPVSAAANGATDKDKNEKPPPPPPPPPSAALMKRRRDSDGVSGRSNGPGSGDPVRRPNRVEETVEVLPQRMDEDLVARNSHIKYGLRDTPGLVPIGFYGLQQYLSMLGSLILVPLVIVPAMGGSHEDIANVVSTVLFVCGITTLLHTSFGSRLPSIQGPSFVFLAPVLGIINSPEFQGLNGNNNFKHIMRELQGAIIVGSAFQAVLGYSGLMSLILRYKSPLPFSQADTFDINIKSSISYCFRILCFVYTWFLWLIVMLYFLVAHYLLTLLLYRLINPVVVAPTIAAVGLSFYSYGFPLVGKCLEIGVVQILLVVIFALYLRKISVLSHRVFLIYAVPLSLAITWGAAFLLTSAGAYTYKGCDPNVPVSNVVSSYCRKYMTRMKYCRVDTSQALRSAPWFRFPYPLQWGVPIFTWKMSVVMCVISIIASVDSVGSYHASSLLAASMPPTPGVVSRAIGLEGFASVLAGLWGTGAGSTTLTENVHTIAVAKMGSRRVVELGACVLVVLSLVGKVGGFIASIPQVMVASLLCFMWAMFTALGLSNLRYSEAGSSRNIIIVGLSLFCSLSVPAYFQQYGVSPNSNLSVPSYYQPYIVASHGPFKSQYKGVNYVVNTLLSMNMVIAFIMAVVLDNTVPGSKQERGVYVWSDSETVTREPVLAKDYELPFRVGRFFRWIKWVGI
- the LOC106336837 gene encoding nucleobase-ascorbate transporter 12 isoform X2, encoding MSSSDPKPGPPPPAPESPAMPPSTWAKRTGFRPKFSGETTASDSGQLSLPAATQSESQPDLEAGQPRLRRPPVSAAANGATDKDKNEKPPPPPPPPPSAALMKRRRDSDGVSGRSNGPGSGDPVRRPNRVEETVEVLPQRMDEDLVARNSHIKYGLRDTPGLVPIGFYGLQQYLSMLGSLILVPLVIVPAMGGSHEDIANVVSTVLFVCGITTLLHTSFGSRLPSIQGPSFVFLAPVLGIINSPEFQGLNGNNNFKHIMRELQGAIIVGSAFQAVLGYSGLMSLILRLINPVVVAPTIAAVGLSFYSYGFPLVGKCLEIGVVQILLVVIFALYLRKISVLSHRVFLIYAVPLSLAITWGAAFLLTSAGAYTYKGCDPNVPVSNVVSSYCRKYMTRMKYCRVDTSQALRSAPWFRFPYPLQWGVPIFTWKMSVVMCVISIIASVDSVGSYHASSLLAASMPPTPGVVSRAIGLEGFASVLAGLWGTGAGSTTLTENVHTIAVAKMGSRRVVELGACVLVVLSLVGKVGGFIASIPQVMVASLLCFMWAMFTALGLSNLRYSEAGSSRNIIIVGLSLFCSLSVPAYFQQYGVSPNSNLSVPSYYQPYIVASHGPFKSQYKGVNYVVNTLLSMNMVIAFIMAVVLDNTVPGSKQERGVYVWSDSETVTREPVLAKDYELPFRVGRFFRWIKWVGI